From one Mytilus galloprovincialis chromosome 13, xbMytGall1.hap1.1, whole genome shotgun sequence genomic stretch:
- the LOC143057829 gene encoding alkaline phosphatase-like yields the protein MMRLLSIHDHLCQFNMVSLVALLLLSIVHAGTEDWHTIARDLLKEQLKIQTNTNKAKNIILFIGDGMGIPTITSARIYKGQQMNKTGEETVFKFEEFPNVALSKTYGSDRQIPDSSQTATALMCGEKANFYTIGVNDKVSQGDCASEIPSNKLTSILDHFIADGRSGGFVTTSRLTHATPGSSYAHTANRAWESNEKMKDIPEKCKDIAYQFVYDNTKIQVAMGGGRRHFLPNTTKDPEYSTKYGRRVDGQNLITEWQHKQGAKGRNHRYVWNKGEFDSVDPQTTDYLLGLFEYSHMQYEVDRDTSSNGEPSITEMVEKAIRILKKNSNGFFLLVEGSNIDIAHHDSLAAKALTETVSLDKAVTKALELTNEEDTLVIVTADHSHVFSMGGYNYRGNDILGLANPIDYEPPLDGMPYTTLNYANGPGVNFTSGKRPNLTNVDTTSFDYIPQAAVPVEYETHGGEDVPIYSKGPMSHLLNGVKEQHYVAHVMQYAACVGDFKDDSHCKNTEPKPTCSACLITWDRVTLFLSLIGIYLKQFCFK from the exons ATGATGAGGTTGCTTTCAATACATGATCACCTATGTCAATTCAACATGGTATCTCTTGTGGCTCTTCTGTTGCTGTCAATAGTACATGCAG GTACTGAAGACTGGCATACGATTGCAAGAGATCTATTGAAAGAACAGCTAAAAATCCAAACCAATACAAACAAAGCTAAGAACATAATATTGTTTATCGGTGATGGGATGGGTATACCTACCATAACCTCTGCCAGGATATATAAAGGTCAACAGATGAACAAGACCGGCGAAGAAACGGTATTCAAATTTGAGGAATTTCCAAATGTAGCCTTGTCAAAG ACTTACGGAAGTGATAGACAAATACCGGACTCATCACAAACAGCAACGGCCCTAATGTGTGGAGAGAAGGCAAATTTCTATACTATTGGTGTCAATGACAAGGTGTCACAAGGAGACTGTGCGTCGGAAATACCCAGTAATAAATTGACATCTATATTAGACCATTTCATTGCAGATG GACGATCTGGAGGGTTCGTTACAACATCAAGACTGACGCACGCAACGCCAGGCTCGTCTTATGCACATACAGCTAATCGTGCATGGGAATCAAACGAGAAAATGAAAGATATTCCCGAGAAATGTAAAGACATCGCTTACCAGTTTGTATACGATAATACAAAAATTCAG GTAGCAATGGGCGGGGGAAGACGACATTTCTTACCTAACACCACAAAAGACCCGGAGTATAGCACCAAGTATGGACGAAGAGTAGACGGTCAAAACCTGATAACA gaATGGCAACATAAACAAGGTGCTAAAGGACGGAATCACAGATATGTTTGGAATAAAGGAGAGTTTGATTCTGTTGACCCTCAAACTACAGATTATTTACTTG GTCTTTTTGAATACAGTCATATGCAGTATGAAGTTGACCGTGACACATCAAGTAATGGAGAACCTAGCATTACTGAAATGGTAGAAAAGGCTATTAGAATACTTAAAAAGAATTCAAACGGATTTTTCCTTTTAGTCGAAG GGAGTAACATCGATATTGCCCACCATGATTCGCTTGCTGCTAAAGCTTTAACAGAAACAGTTTCATTGGATAAAGCTGTCACCAAAGCACTTGAATTGACCAATGAAGAGGATACACTGGTAATAGTGACAGCTGATCATTCTCACGTGTTCAGTATGGGCGGATACAACTACAGGGGAAACGACATTCTAG GACTAGCAAACCCAATTGACTATGAACCACCGTTAGATGGAATGCCATATACAACTCTTAATTATGCAAACGGACCTGGTGTTAATTTCACAAGTGGAAAAAGACCTAATCTGACAAACGTTGATACAA CTTCCTTCGATTACATACCTCAAGCTGCCGTCCCAGTAGAATATGAAACACATGGAGGTGAGGATGTACCTATATACTCCAAAGGACCAATGTCACACTTGCTAAACGGTGTAAAGGAACAGCATTATGTTGCCCATGTGATGCAATATGCAGCTTGTGTGGGAGACTTTAAAGATGACAGTCATTGTAAAAATACGGAACCTAAACCAACGTGTTCTGCTTGTTTAATTACATGGGATCGAGTCACATTATTCCTGAGTTTAATAGGGATTTACCTCAAACAGTTCTGTTTTaagtga